From Stigmatella erecta, one genomic window encodes:
- a CDS encoding YfiR family protein, giving the protein MTPPPLRALTFLLVLLGHSLSAFAADDLAPSKQAALLLRVLPYDRNFPQRVTDTLTIAVVYRERNLKSETYALDVAMALKDLARTVRPRNLPVRVLSIGYSSPEEFEAIIGQNRAAALYLCPGLNDVIESISETTRSYKVLSFSGREADLRENASIGLLRRGTRPALVVNLRTALAEGADLEPELLALSEIIR; this is encoded by the coding sequence ATGACCCCGCCCCCTCTTCGCGCGCTCACGTTCCTGCTGGTCCTGCTGGGCCACAGCCTCAGCGCCTTCGCGGCCGATGACCTGGCCCCCAGCAAGCAGGCCGCGCTCCTGCTGCGCGTGCTGCCCTATGACCGCAACTTCCCGCAGCGGGTGACGGACACGCTCACCATCGCCGTGGTGTACCGCGAGCGAAATTTGAAGTCCGAGACCTACGCGCTCGATGTGGCCATGGCCTTGAAGGACCTGGCGCGCACGGTGCGCCCGCGCAACCTGCCGGTGCGCGTGCTCAGCATCGGCTACTCCAGCCCCGAGGAGTTCGAGGCGATCATCGGACAGAACCGCGCCGCCGCGCTCTACCTGTGCCCCGGGCTGAACGACGTCATCGAGTCCATCTCCGAGACCACCCGGAGCTACAAGGTCCTCTCCTTCTCCGGCCGGGAGGCCGACCTCCGGGAGAACGCCAGCATCGGGCTGCTGCGGCGGGGCACGCGGCCGGCGCTCGTGGTGAACCTCCGGACCGCGTTGGCCGAGGGCGCGGACCTGGAGCCGGAGCTGCTGGCCCTCAGCGAGATCATCCGATGA
- a CDS encoding ATP-binding protein, translated as MKAPAPPLARPWPLTVKLVGLLSAVIVITVLSLSVSLTATLTASTEGPLHERAKSLATVMATLVSPAIEFEHTEAATERLSALSKSPDALYAAIYAPDGTLLAQWGEVPRASPFLLPVLLATTQVEAHQLQAAVPVGDTLHSSLVVAFSRAEQENQRAAIIQSALLTSGVLLPIMILLGVLVATGIVQPIRAMTAIADAIARGDRIAVSQLPSNRPDESGTLARAFQRLLEQEHEHQSQLEARVEERTQALQQANAELALRLRQLAEAQEQLVQTGKMAAVGQLAGGVAHEINNPLAVILGFAQGMERRVPEKDPLSLPVRSIVREALRCKNLVQELLTFSRVGKKTVESVDLNALVRSTLVLVEARARTQEVKIVPDFEGGLPILQGNKTQLQQVLVNLGTNALDVMKKGGTLTVRTFLQAPGSVCLEVTDTGSGIPEEVRSRIFDPFFTTKPVGEGTGLGLSLVYEIVQQHRGQIEVESQTGVGTTMRVRLPAHTGGTASA; from the coding sequence ATGAAGGCCCCCGCCCCGCCCCTGGCCCGCCCCTGGCCGCTCACCGTCAAGCTCGTGGGGCTCCTGTCCGCCGTCATCGTCATCACCGTGCTGAGCCTCTCGGTGTCGCTCACCGCCACCCTCACGGCCAGCACGGAGGGGCCGCTCCACGAGCGCGCCAAGAGCCTGGCCACGGTGATGGCGACGCTCGTCTCGCCCGCCATCGAGTTCGAGCACACGGAGGCCGCCACCGAGCGCCTGAGCGCCCTGTCCAAGAGCCCGGACGCCCTCTACGCGGCCATCTACGCCCCGGACGGCACCCTGCTGGCCCAGTGGGGCGAGGTGCCCAGGGCCTCCCCCTTCCTGCTGCCCGTGCTGCTGGCCACCACCCAGGTGGAGGCCCACCAGCTGCAGGCGGCGGTGCCCGTGGGGGACACGCTCCACAGCTCGCTGGTCGTCGCCTTCTCGCGCGCCGAGCAGGAGAACCAGCGCGCGGCCATCATCCAGTCGGCGCTGCTCACCTCGGGGGTGCTGCTGCCCATCATGATTCTGCTGGGCGTGCTCGTCGCCACCGGCATCGTCCAGCCCATCCGCGCCATGACGGCCATCGCGGACGCGATCGCCCGGGGGGACCGCATCGCCGTCTCCCAGCTTCCCTCCAACCGGCCGGACGAGTCCGGGACGCTGGCCCGCGCCTTCCAGCGGCTGCTGGAGCAGGAGCACGAGCACCAGTCCCAGCTGGAGGCGCGCGTGGAGGAGCGCACCCAGGCCCTGCAGCAGGCCAACGCGGAGCTGGCGCTGCGCCTGCGCCAGCTGGCCGAGGCCCAGGAGCAGCTCGTGCAGACCGGGAAGATGGCCGCCGTGGGGCAGCTGGCAGGCGGCGTGGCGCACGAAATCAACAACCCGCTGGCGGTCATCCTCGGCTTCGCCCAGGGCATGGAGCGCCGGGTGCCGGAGAAGGACCCGCTGAGCCTGCCCGTGCGCTCCATCGTCCGCGAGGCGCTGCGGTGCAAGAACCTGGTGCAGGAGCTGCTGACGTTCTCGCGCGTCGGCAAGAAGACCGTGGAGTCCGTGGACCTCAACGCCCTGGTGCGCTCCACGCTCGTGCTCGTCGAGGCGCGGGCGCGCACCCAGGAGGTGAAAATCGTCCCGGACTTCGAAGGCGGGCTGCCCATTCTCCAGGGCAACAAGACCCAGCTCCAGCAGGTGCTCGTGAACCTGGGCACCAACGCGCTCGACGTGATGAAGAAGGGCGGCACCCTCACGGTGCGCACCTTCCTCCAGGCGCCCGGCAGCGTGTGCCTGGAAGTCACGGACACCGGCAGCGGAATTCCCGAGGAGGTCCGCTCCCGCATCTTCGACCCCTTTTTCACCACCAAGCCGGTGGGAGAAGGGACGGGCTTGGGCCTGAGCCTCGTCTATGAAATCGTTCAGCAGCACCGGGGGCAAATCGAGGTAGAGAGCCAAACCGGTGTGGGAACCACCATGCGGGTCCGGCTTCCCGCCCACACGGGAGGCACCGCAAGCGCATGA
- a CDS encoding response regulator, with amino-acid sequence MKSLPGKCILIADDEEGIRDLFRFTLEPLGVEVVTATDGWEAFEAFQARPFDLVILDVHMPRLSGPEVLVKIRALRPTQRVLVVSSSSDASHAFEQRVSEYGASACLYKPVELDELLGAIDRALSEEGHAA; translated from the coding sequence ATGAAGAGCCTGCCCGGCAAGTGCATTCTGATCGCCGATGATGAAGAAGGCATCCGTGACCTCTTTCGATTCACCCTGGAGCCCCTCGGCGTCGAGGTCGTCACGGCCACCGACGGGTGGGAGGCGTTCGAGGCGTTCCAGGCGCGGCCCTTCGATCTCGTCATCCTGGATGTCCACATGCCCCGGCTGAGCGGCCCCGAGGTGCTCGTGAAGATTCGCGCGCTGCGGCCCACGCAGCGGGTGCTGGTGGTGAGCAGCAGCTCGGATGCCAGCCACGCCTTCGAGCAGCGGGTGTCCGAATACGGCGCCTCCGCCTGTTTGTACAAGCCCGTGGAGCTCGATGAGCTGCTCGGCGCCATCGACCGGGCCCTGTCCGAGGAGGGACACGCCGCATGA
- a CDS encoding DedA family protein → MVEFLDNLIRALGMAGVLLLGLAAMLEYLVPPFPGDTITLLGGVYAVRGSHPWPLVFLVVTAGSVAGAAINYWFGTWLARRFEAKPDASFLGLTHARLATVQAKMRRGGPWLLLANRFLPGIRGVIFIAAGAARMPRSNALFLGALSAMAHNALVLSVGRAVGGNLERLEGLMARYQLAVVVLVVIGVLAVLIRTLARRRSPAT, encoded by the coding sequence ATGGTGGAATTCCTCGACAACCTCATCAGGGCGCTGGGGATGGCGGGGGTGCTGCTCCTGGGCCTCGCGGCGATGCTGGAGTACCTGGTGCCGCCCTTTCCCGGCGACACCATCACCCTGCTCGGGGGCGTGTACGCGGTGCGGGGCTCCCACCCGTGGCCCCTGGTCTTCCTGGTGGTGACGGCCGGCAGCGTGGCGGGCGCGGCCATCAATTACTGGTTCGGCACGTGGCTGGCCCGGCGCTTCGAGGCCAAGCCCGATGCGAGCTTCCTGGGCCTCACGCATGCCCGGCTGGCCACGGTCCAGGCGAAGATGCGGCGCGGGGGGCCCTGGCTGCTCTTGGCCAACCGGTTCCTGCCCGGAATCCGGGGCGTCATCTTCATCGCGGCGGGGGCCGCGCGCATGCCCCGGAGCAATGCCCTGTTTCTGGGCGCGCTGTCCGCGATGGCCCACAACGCGCTGGTGCTCTCGGTGGGCCGGGCGGTGGGCGGGAACCTCGAGCGCCTGGAGGGGCTGATGGCGCGCTACCAGCTGGCGGTGGTGGTGCTGGTGGTCATCGGCGTGCTGGCGGTGCTCATCCGGACGCTGGCGCGGCGGCGGAGTCCCGCTACCTGA
- a CDS encoding response regulator, protein MRTRASVLVIDDEPGIRDMLSYELSQEGFDVETAENGMAAVETLRRRKFDLAITDLKMPGMDGVETVEALRALDPDIEVIVATGYASVETAVACMKHGAYDYIQKPYDVAELKLLLERARQKSHLQSVVALYEASRALMTTLKHADLVQLVVTLAQRVLRADDIGLLLWRSEDRDFSIHRLVHDVLPSEPLLLALAERVARVGGALRLSALDIHPHASPAEAHIYSSALAYPLVARDQVLGALVALRRGNSLEFASSELQKGTVFASQLAISLDNARLYDALAQKVSELVRTREQLVHAEKVGLAGQLAGAVAHEVNNPLSFVLANLSAMNGYATMVSGMWLAAKDAAHYLHGLDLPESRRHAQILRAPAGSEEQTEQLMREIDEVITDTLDGVKRIAELVSGFARLAEPQTAAHPEPVDVNAVIRECLDALSEAGNTGALEIQFHPRLCLALIGREDLRFALMHMLTFLRAPTGGPASEARTLVIQTGTSEGKPWLSILNRDLVLTEEEQRRIFDPRVELDSGGRTMRLNISLALTYQMLRRNDAEVSTQFEPGRGILFRVQLKPPLRWV, encoded by the coding sequence ATGAGAACGCGCGCTTCGGTCCTCGTCATCGACGATGAGCCCGGCATCCGGGACATGCTCTCCTACGAGCTGTCTCAAGAAGGCTTCGACGTCGAGACGGCCGAGAACGGCATGGCCGCCGTGGAGACGCTCCGGCGCCGCAAGTTCGACCTGGCCATCACCGACCTCAAGATGCCCGGCATGGACGGGGTGGAGACCGTGGAGGCGCTGCGCGCGCTGGACCCGGACATCGAGGTGATTGTCGCCACGGGCTACGCGAGCGTGGAGACGGCCGTCGCCTGCATGAAGCACGGGGCCTACGACTACATCCAGAAGCCCTACGACGTCGCCGAGCTGAAGCTGCTGCTGGAGCGCGCCCGGCAGAAGAGCCACCTGCAGAGCGTGGTGGCGCTCTACGAGGCGAGCCGCGCGCTGATGACGACGCTCAAGCACGCGGACCTGGTCCAGCTCGTGGTGACGCTGGCCCAGCGCGTGCTGCGCGCCGATGACATCGGGCTCTTGCTCTGGCGCAGCGAGGACCGGGACTTCAGCATCCACCGGCTGGTGCACGACGTGCTCCCCTCGGAGCCGCTGCTGCTGGCGCTGGCCGAGCGCGTGGCCCGGGTGGGCGGCGCGCTGCGGCTGTCGGCGCTCGACATCCACCCCCACGCCTCGCCGGCCGAGGCCCACATCTACTCCTCGGCGCTGGCCTACCCGCTGGTGGCGCGCGACCAGGTGCTGGGCGCCCTGGTGGCGCTGCGCCGGGGCAACTCGCTGGAGTTCGCCTCCTCGGAGCTCCAGAAGGGCACGGTGTTCGCCAGCCAGCTGGCCATCTCCCTGGACAACGCGCGGCTCTACGACGCGCTGGCCCAGAAGGTGTCCGAGCTCGTCCGGACGCGCGAGCAGCTCGTCCACGCGGAGAAGGTGGGGCTCGCAGGCCAGCTCGCGGGCGCCGTGGCCCACGAAGTCAACAACCCCCTGTCCTTCGTCCTGGCGAACCTCAGCGCCATGAACGGCTACGCCACGATGGTGAGCGGGATGTGGCTGGCCGCGAAGGATGCGGCGCACTACCTGCACGGCCTGGACCTGCCGGAGTCCCGGCGGCACGCGCAGATTCTGCGCGCGCCCGCAGGCAGCGAGGAGCAGACCGAGCAGCTGATGCGGGAGATCGACGAGGTCATCACCGACACGCTCGATGGCGTCAAGCGCATCGCCGAGCTCGTCTCCGGCTTCGCGCGGCTCGCCGAGCCGCAGACGGCCGCCCACCCCGAGCCGGTGGACGTCAACGCCGTCATCCGCGAGTGCCTCGACGCGCTGTCCGAGGCGGGCAACACCGGGGCCCTGGAGATTCAGTTCCACCCGCGGCTGTGCCTGGCGCTCATCGGCCGGGAGGACCTGCGCTTCGCGCTGATGCACATGCTGACGTTCCTGCGCGCACCCACGGGCGGGCCCGCCTCCGAGGCGCGCACGCTCGTCATCCAGACGGGGACCTCGGAGGGCAAGCCCTGGCTGTCCATTCTCAACCGGGACTTGGTGCTCACCGAGGAGGAGCAGCGCCGCATCTTCGATCCGCGCGTGGAGCTGGACAGCGGGGGCCGGACGATGCGCCTCAACATCTCGCTGGCGCTGACGTACCAGATGCTGCGCCGCAACGACGCCGAGGTCTCCACGCAGTTCGAGCCCGGCCGCGGCATCCTGTTCCGCGTGCAGCTCAAGCCCCCCCTGCGGTGGGTGTAG